Proteins co-encoded in one Desulfitibacter alkalitolerans DSM 16504 genomic window:
- a CDS encoding DMT family transporter: MTNGVILAILSSLIFSIMNALVKAVSFTIPASEIVFFRSIIGTVIILILIKYSKVKFSREGIPMLSLRGLLGGLYMLAYFYTISKIPLIDAIILVNLSPVFVILLAAFLLKERLSQKAFMILPIVFLGVIFMIKPFNYSTYSVYALAGILAAVLAAGAATSIRYLSKKHHTYEIIFYFMAAATLISVPLMWNCFVVPTTLELFYLVCIGVVSLLAQVFLTKAFTHQSAAVVEVVRYIGIVFNAMWGFLFFAEIPDWLTVIGGTLIVAGCIALSRAKSSIVIPTETVKAAK; encoded by the coding sequence ATGACAAACGGAGTTATTCTAGCAATTTTATCCTCTTTGATTTTTAGTATTATGAATGCTCTAGTAAAGGCAGTTAGCTTCACCATTCCTGCTTCTGAAATAGTCTTTTTTAGAAGTATTATCGGAACCGTAATCATTCTAATTTTAATTAAATACAGTAAAGTGAAGTTTTCCAGAGAAGGAATCCCAATGCTTTCCCTAAGGGGTCTGCTGGGTGGCCTGTATATGCTGGCCTATTTCTATACAATTTCTAAAATACCTTTAATAGACGCAATTATTTTGGTAAATTTATCTCCAGTCTTTGTTATACTCCTGGCAGCCTTTTTGCTCAAGGAGAGACTGTCCCAAAAGGCCTTTATGATTTTACCAATAGTATTCTTAGGCGTTATTTTTATGATTAAGCCCTTCAATTACTCTACATATTCCGTATATGCCCTAGCGGGTATACTTGCAGCCGTACTGGCAGCAGGTGCTGCAACTAGTATTCGTTACCTAAGCAAAAAGCATCATACCTATGAAATTATATTCTATTTCATGGCAGCAGCCACGCTGATATCAGTTCCATTAATGTGGAATTGCTTTGTAGTGCCTACAACATTAGAATTGTTCTATCTGGTCTGTATAGGTGTTGTTTCTTTACTGGCCCAAGTATTCTTGACCAAGGCCTTTACCCATCAAAGCGCAGCAGTTGTAGAGGTAGTCCGTTATATTGGCATTGTATTTAATGCTATGTGGGGCTTTCTTTTCTTTGCTGAAATACCAGACTGGCTAACAGTTATAGGTGGAACCCTTATAGTTGCGGGTTGTATAGCTCTGTCAAGGGCTAAAAGCAGTATTGTCATACCTACCGAAACTGTTAAGGCTGCTAAATAG
- a CDS encoding nicotianamine synthase family protein, translating to MSLVTEITKQTEKAVSRLPIMVIIFRVYYRYLVKKEVEICKITDKDKVLFIGGGPLPCTAMEIVCMTGAEVKVIDNDIKSVEAARRLVNTLGMSDCIKVEHEDGRLVDTKDYSVIHVAKQAHPQEQIFEHLCSTVSSGTRIYSRLSGEIYG from the coding sequence ATGTCTTTGGTGACCGAAATAACAAAGCAAACCGAAAAAGCAGTCAGTAGGCTGCCTATTATGGTTATTATCTTTAGAGTGTATTATAGATATTTAGTTAAAAAAGAGGTTGAAATATGTAAAATAACAGATAAGGATAAAGTCTTATTTATAGGCGGTGGTCCTCTGCCATGTACAGCTATGGAAATAGTTTGCATGACAGGTGCAGAGGTTAAGGTGATTGACAATGATATAAAATCTGTTGAAGCTGCACGAAGATTAGTGAATACATTGGGCATGTCCGACTGTATTAAGGTGGAGCATGAGGATGGAAGGCTAGTTGATACAAAGGACTATTCAGTTATCCATGTTGCCAAACAGGCTCATCCCCAGGAGCAAATATTTGAACACCTTTGCAGTACAGTAAGTTCAGGAACCAGAATATATTCTAGGTTATCAGGTGAAATCTATGGTTAA
- a CDS encoding epoxyqueuosine reductase, producing the protein MEILTNSLKEQLRKKANYMGADLFGVADLEKAKPYIKDNYGLEFSKYPSAVSIGVFFPKEIIRLLEEGPQQVYSYYYSVINQKLDEISLLLANHLERMGYKVFPIPASQQLLTNKYKGIFSHKLAASLAGLGWIGKSCCLINEQVGPRLRLATILTNAPLEPDTPTNNKCGSCTACVKACTPQAIIGVAFNPDDILSKRFDPKACDDYFDYVKSRHGIGNCGKCIAACPWGR; encoded by the coding sequence GTGGAGATATTAACCAATAGTCTTAAGGAACAACTAAGGAAGAAAGCCAATTATATGGGAGCAGACTTGTTTGGTGTTGCTGATTTGGAAAAAGCCAAGCCTTACATAAAAGACAATTATGGACTTGAATTTTCAAAGTACCCATCAGCAGTTTCCATTGGGGTTTTCTTTCCAAAAGAAATCATACGCCTTTTAGAAGAGGGGCCACAGCAGGTTTATTCCTATTACTATAGTGTGATAAACCAAAAGCTGGATGAAATTTCCCTGCTGCTGGCAAACCATCTTGAAAGGATGGGATACAAGGTGTTTCCCATCCCAGCTTCTCAACAGCTCTTAACTAATAAATATAAGGGTATCTTTTCTCATAAGCTGGCTGCTTCACTGGCGGGTTTAGGTTGGATTGGCAAATCATGCTGTTTAATTAATGAGCAGGTCGGGCCTAGATTGAGGTTAGCTACAATATTAACCAACGCACCTCTTGAACCAGACACCCCAACGAATAACAAGTGCGGCAGCTGTACGGCCTGTGTAAAAGCTTGCACTCCTCAGGCAATTATAGGTGTAGCATTTAACCCAGATGACATACTCTCAAAAAGGTTTGATCCAAAGGCATGTGATGATTATTTCGATTACGTTAAAAGCAGGCATGGTATTGGTAATTGTGGTAAATGCATTGCCGCTTGTCCATGGGGTAGATAA
- the nikB gene encoding nickel ABC transporter permease codes for MRAYILQRLLYLIPVFFGVSLLTYSLSKLAPGDPAEIKLRQAGFEPTQQMLEATRQQMGLNDPEYVQFLNWLSGVLKGDLGVSFYSGTPVTQEILYRLPATFELTFAALIVMIAIAMPVGVLAAVYKGTWVDNISRVFAFLGASMPAFWLGLILMYYLSVKYTIFPVMGRHGIDSLVLPAVTLGMGMAATYTRLLRASILEVLGQDYIMAARARGLKERIVIVNHALKNALISIVTLLGMSLGFLLGGTVIVETVFSWPGVGKYAVEAIFNRDYPVIQGYVLWMAVIFVLANLLVDISYRFLDPRIRLGRGS; via the coding sequence GTGCGTGCCTATATTCTGCAAAGACTGCTGTACTTGATACCTGTATTTTTTGGTGTTTCTCTTTTAACCTACAGTTTAAGTAAACTAGCCCCGGGGGATCCAGCAGAAATAAAACTTAGACAGGCTGGCTTTGAACCTACCCAACAGATGCTTGAAGCTACAAGACAACAAATGGGATTAAATGATCCAGAATATGTTCAATTCTTAAATTGGTTAAGTGGGGTACTTAAGGGTGACCTGGGTGTGTCCTTTTATTCTGGTACTCCTGTGACACAGGAAATATTATATAGGCTTCCGGCAACCTTTGAACTAACCTTTGCTGCTTTAATAGTAATGATTGCCATAGCAATGCCTGTTGGAGTTTTAGCGGCAGTTTATAAGGGCACGTGGGTTGATAATATAAGCAGAGTATTTGCTTTTTTAGGTGCATCAATGCCAGCGTTTTGGTTGGGTTTAATACTAATGTATTATCTATCAGTGAAATATACGATTTTCCCGGTAATGGGCAGACATGGCATAGATAGCCTGGTATTGCCTGCAGTTACCCTGGGTATGGGAATGGCTGCAACCTATACTAGACTATTAAGAGCTAGTATTTTAGAGGTATTGGGACAGGATTATATAATGGCGGCAAGGGCTCGGGGACTAAAGGAAAGGATAGTTATTGTAAACCATGCCTTAAAAAATGCACTTATATCAATTGTAACCCTACTTGGTATGTCACTGGGCTTTTTGCTCGGGGGTACGGTGATTGTTGAAACTGTGTTTTCTTGGCCAGGGGTTGGTAAATATGCAGTTGAGGCTATTTTCAACCGAGACTACCCAGTAATTCAGGGGTATGTTCTGTGGATGGCAGTAATATTTGTACTGGCAAACCTTCTCGTAGACATTTCCTATAGGTTTTTAGACCCGCGCATACGCTTAGGAAGGGGGTCTTGA
- a CDS encoding AbrB/MazE/SpoVT family DNA-binding domain-containing protein gives MKRRISSVTKKGQVTIPQVVREKLEINYGDKVEFIIDGNNQVKIRPIKTNLENIYGVLKDKNVTELAILKTVFTMLKNLPKGDI, from the coding sequence ATGAAAAGGAGAATTAGTTCTGTTACTAAAAAGGGACAGGTCACTATTCCTCAAGTTGTAAGAGAAAAGTTGGAGATAAATTATGGAGATAAAGTTGAGTTCATCATTGATGGTAATAACCAAGTAAAGATTAGGCCCATTAAGACAAATCTTGAGAATATCTATGGTGTATTAAAAGACAAAAACGTTACTGAACTTGCTATACTTAAGACAGTCTTTACAATGCTTAAAAACCTGCCCAAGGGGGATATCTAG
- a CDS encoding aspartate aminotransferase family protein has protein sequence MDSKTKVDFRELEQQDIEHLWHHLTQHSVFKDQAPPIMVEGKGCMLKDHTGREYLDAVSGGVWCVNVGYGRDSIAEAVYEQLKQMPYYALALGNIPTIKLAKKLTDLLPRLQKVFLSNSGSEANEKAFKMSRQYFRLKYNDKDKYKIIYRNRDYHGTTIAALSATGQDERRAMYGPLVPGFVEIPHALCYRCHFGKTYPGCSLECAYALEETIKKEGPDTVAAYIVEPITAGGGIIVPVDEYFKIVQDICKKYEVLLIMDEVVNGFARTGTWFGHEHFEVDPDIVTMAKGMASSYLPISATMTKQEIFDQFVNEPTDKLAYFRDISTYGGCAGCAVAALENIKIIEGENLCERAREMGEYFIGALKELESFPMVGDIRGKGLFAGIELVEDKITKVPVSEAYLNKIVAGAKAEGVLIGKMNRSVPNLNNVLGFAPMLIVSKEEIDKIVGAVKIALEKNPV, from the coding sequence GTGGATAGTAAAACTAAAGTAGATTTCAGAGAACTGGAACAGCAGGATATAGAACACCTTTGGCACCATTTGACTCAGCATAGTGTTTTTAAAGATCAAGCTCCCCCAATTATGGTTGAAGGGAAAGGGTGTATGTTAAAGGATCATACAGGCAGGGAGTATCTAGATGCAGTCTCAGGGGGAGTATGGTGCGTAAACGTTGGGTATGGAAGAGACAGTATTGCTGAAGCAGTATATGAGCAGCTTAAACAGATGCCCTATTATGCATTAGCACTGGGAAACATTCCTACTATCAAACTTGCTAAAAAATTAACTGATTTATTACCAAGACTACAGAAGGTTTTCTTATCAAATAGTGGTTCAGAGGCTAACGAAAAAGCCTTTAAAATGAGCAGACAGTATTTCAGACTAAAATACAATGATAAGGATAAGTACAAGATAATTTACCGCAATAGAGATTACCATGGAACTACAATAGCTGCATTAAGTGCTACAGGTCAAGATGAAAGAAGAGCCATGTATGGTCCATTAGTTCCTGGCTTTGTTGAAATTCCTCATGCACTCTGCTATAGATGCCATTTTGGTAAGACTTATCCAGGATGTAGTCTTGAATGTGCATATGCATTAGAAGAGACTATCAAAAAAGAGGGTCCTGATACAGTCGCAGCATATATTGTTGAACCCATTACTGCAGGTGGAGGTATCATTGTACCAGTAGACGAGTATTTTAAAATCGTTCAGGACATATGTAAAAAGTATGAAGTATTGTTAATTATGGACGAAGTAGTAAATGGATTTGCTAGAACAGGAACATGGTTTGGCCATGAGCACTTTGAAGTAGACCCTGACATTGTCACCATGGCAAAGGGAATGGCAAGCTCCTATCTGCCAATTTCAGCAACAATGACAAAACAAGAAATATTTGACCAGTTTGTCAATGAACCAACAGATAAACTAGCTTACTTTAGAGATATAAGTACCTATGGTGGTTGTGCAGGTTGTGCAGTTGCTGCCCTTGAAAATATCAAAATTATTGAAGGTGAGAATCTCTGTGAAAGAGCCAGGGAAATGGGAGAATACTTTATTGGTGCTTTAAAGGAGCTTGAAAGTTTTCCAATGGTGGGAGATATAAGAGGAAAGGGGCTTTTTGCAGGAATCGAGTTAGTTGAGGACAAAATTACAAAGGTCCCAGTATCTGAAGCATATCTAAATAAGATAGTAGCAGGAGCAAAGGCGGAAGGTGTACTCATAGGAAAGATGAACCGAAGTGTCCCAAACTTAAACAATGTGTTAGGCTTTGCACCTATGCTGATAGTTTCCAAAGAAGAAATAGACAAGATTGTAGGAGCAGTTAAGATTGCATTGGAGAAGAATCCAGTTTAA
- the nikC gene encoding nickel transporter permease, whose product MAKDKMALIGLIVILSIVLLGIFAPYVTPYSPDKQNLKQTLKPPDKDFLMGTDHLGRCIFTRIVYGIRLSLGVSFVVISIIFTLGVAIGTTAGYMGGKIDNLFMRFADVILAFPGLVLAIGIAGILGPSLINIMLALAAVNWVGYARIARGLVLSLREKEYVLAARVSGSTHLNIIFRHILPNMISPLIVLATLDMGAIILQISGLSFLGLGAQPPDPEWGAMLNDGRFFFQRAPWLMLFPGFAILIVVMAFNLVGDGLRDVLDPKFKKIISHKRVM is encoded by the coding sequence TTGGCTAAAGATAAGATGGCCCTAATCGGACTCATAGTAATTTTAAGTATAGTACTTTTAGGTATATTTGCACCCTATGTAACCCCTTATTCTCCAGATAAACAGAATTTAAAGCAAACACTCAAACCACCAGATAAGGATTTTCTAATGGGTACGGATCATCTGGGAAGATGCATATTTACGAGGATAGTATATGGAATAAGATTATCACTTGGAGTTTCCTTTGTTGTAATAAGCATCATTTTTACCTTGGGGGTTGCGATTGGTACAACTGCAGGCTATATGGGTGGAAAAATCGATAACCTTTTTATGCGGTTTGCAGATGTTATTCTGGCCTTTCCAGGACTTGTTTTAGCCATTGGCATAGCTGGCATTCTTGGACCAAGCTTAATCAATATAATGTTAGCTTTAGCTGCTGTTAACTGGGTTGGTTATGCCAGGATAGCCCGGGGACTAGTTCTATCACTACGGGAAAAGGAGTATGTACTGGCAGCAAGAGTCAGCGGAAGCACTCATTTAAACATTATTTTTAGACACATACTGCCCAATATGATTTCTCCCCTAATAGTGCTGGCAACCTTAGACATGGGGGCTATCATATTACAAATATCTGGACTGTCTTTCCTGGGATTAGGTGCTCAGCCCCCAGATCCAGAATGGGGTGCCATGTTAAATGACGGTAGATTCTTTTTTCAAAGGGCACCTTGGTTAATGCTTTTTCCTGGGTTTGCTATCTTAATAGTTGTTATGGCCTTTAATCTGGTAGGTGATGGCCTGCGAGATGTCCTGGATCCAAAGTTCAAAAAAATAATCTCACATAAGAGGGTGATGTAA
- a CDS encoding DUF3793 family protein, with the protein MDKYIKHQYVKTANSLEGKNYISAMIAYNAAPTVKGLKPASLINFTIGRKNRIELWKFYKDEICKEFDLEYIELREKFESLIVLFYKKELLEWYLSKPSSQVFLDGLGYEGHMTLEEKLQLLRERFSCSCPDEVGIFLGYPIEDIQGFIKNEGKNSLMCRYWKVYANPDRAQELFETYDKAKASIARSIISNTTLSSTDINYRPN; encoded by the coding sequence ATGGATAAGTATATCAAGCATCAGTATGTGAAAACAGCAAATAGTCTAGAAGGAAAGAATTATATTTCAGCTATGATAGCCTATAATGCTGCTCCCACTGTAAAAGGTTTAAAACCCGCCTCCTTAATAAATTTTACCATTGGCAGAAAAAACCGTATAGAGCTGTGGAAATTTTATAAAGATGAAATTTGTAAAGAGTTTGATCTTGAATATATTGAACTCAGGGAAAAATTTGAAAGTTTAATAGTTCTGTTTTATAAAAAAGAACTTCTTGAATGGTATCTGTCAAAGCCCAGTAGTCAGGTTTTTTTAGATGGTTTAGGATATGAAGGCCATATGACATTAGAAGAAAAGCTTCAGCTTTTGAGAGAGAGGTTCTCCTGTTCATGTCCCGATGAAGTAGGCATATTTCTTGGTTATCCCATTGAGGATATTCAGGGTTTTATAAAAAATGAAGGCAAGAACAGCCTTATGTGCAGATACTGGAAGGTGTATGCTAATCCAGATCGTGCGCAAGAGCTTTTTGAAACTTACGATAAAGCTAAAGCCAGTATTGCAAGGTCCATTATTTCAAACACAACTTTATCCTCAACAGATATAAATTACCGTCCTAATTAA
- a CDS encoding ABC transporter substrate-binding protein, which yields MYKDIKKIIVLVLCIFFVIGLLTGCGSKSEEPKSQPEAEVPVKQELVVGEQWFPSTMDPAEGWNGWYTIKYGLGETLVKANDKMEIVPWIADSWKQLDELTWEIKIKDGVTFSTGEKLTGEAVKASIDRAIEINATAAGLLDIDHIEAADNGIIIKTNDPNPALIANLASPSVTILDVNAGNFEEMPVLTGPFRLVKFDKDAELVVEKNENYWGKEPYLEKVTFKHIPDANTRVMALQAGEVNAALGLPAASLDIFMNSSDFEVLSRSTARTHMIIFNLKNPLFNDPAVRKAISMAVDRESIVDSIMMGMGVPGVGPFPLVMPFGGEQLKGYGYEPEKAKDMLEEAGWTLGSDGVFKKGSETLEFTLATYRGRPELPIIAEVVQAQLKDIGVKVNIEVIENISSYLGEKAFDTSIYSMNTATTGDPQYFLEIVFKTGASSNFGGYSNPALDAKIDELKTAYNMQDRYRIAKEAQQIILDDAGFIFLVYPMNVLVVDSSVKNMSTHPSDFYLLNESVRME from the coding sequence GTGTACAAAGACATTAAGAAAATTATTGTATTAGTGTTGTGTATATTTTTTGTGATTGGGTTGCTGACAGGCTGCGGTTCTAAGAGTGAAGAACCAAAGTCACAGCCAGAAGCAGAGGTTCCTGTTAAACAGGAATTGGTTGTAGGCGAACAGTGGTTTCCTAGCACAATGGATCCTGCAGAAGGATGGAATGGTTGGTATACCATTAAGTATGGACTAGGAGAAACCTTGGTTAAGGCAAATGATAAAATGGAAATAGTGCCATGGATAGCAGATTCTTGGAAGCAGTTGGATGAGCTTACATGGGAAATCAAAATTAAGGATGGTGTTACCTTTAGTACAGGGGAAAAATTAACTGGAGAGGCCGTAAAGGCTTCTATTGACCGTGCCATTGAAATTAATGCAACTGCTGCTGGTTTGCTTGATATTGATCATATTGAAGCTGCAGACAATGGCATAATTATTAAAACAAATGATCCTAATCCAGCCCTTATTGCAAATCTAGCATCACCATCTGTTACCATTCTAGATGTAAATGCTGGCAACTTTGAAGAAATGCCTGTTTTAACAGGACCATTTAGGTTGGTTAAATTCGATAAAGATGCAGAGCTAGTTGTTGAAAAGAATGAAAACTATTGGGGCAAAGAGCCTTACTTAGAGAAAGTGACCTTTAAGCATATTCCAGATGCAAACACAAGGGTTATGGCACTCCAAGCAGGAGAAGTAAATGCTGCCCTTGGCCTTCCTGCTGCCAGTTTAGATATTTTTATGAACAGCAGTGATTTTGAGGTTTTAAGCAGATCAACAGCACGTACACATATGATTATTTTTAACCTTAAGAATCCCCTATTTAATGATCCTGCAGTAAGAAAAGCAATAAGCATGGCCGTAGATAGGGAAAGTATTGTGGACAGCATAATGATGGGCATGGGAGTTCCCGGAGTTGGACCATTTCCATTAGTGATGCCCTTTGGTGGTGAGCAGTTAAAGGGATATGGCTATGAGCCTGAAAAAGCTAAAGATATGCTTGAAGAGGCTGGATGGACATTAGGTTCCGATGGAGTATTTAAAAAGGGCAGTGAAACTCTTGAATTTACCCTGGCAACCTATAGGGGTAGACCTGAGCTCCCAATAATAGCTGAAGTAGTACAGGCACAGCTCAAAGACATTGGCGTGAAGGTGAATATTGAGGTTATTGAAAACATTTCCAGCTATCTTGGAGAAAAAGCCTTTGATACCTCCATTTACAGCATGAATACAGCAACTACAGGGGATCCCCAATACTTCTTAGAAATAGTTTTCAAGACCGGGGCAAGCTCAAACTTTGGCGGCTACAGCAATCCAGCACTGGACGCCAAAATTGATGAGCTTAAAACTGCCTATAATATGCAGGATAGATATAGAATTGCTAAAGAGGCTCAGCAGATTATTCTAGACGATGCAGGATTTATTTTCCTTGTATACCCTATGAACGTATTAGTTGTTGATTCAAGTGTCAAAAACATGTCAACCCATCCGTCTGATTTCTACTTGTTAAATGAGTCTGTTCGTATGGAATAA
- a CDS encoding ABC transporter ATP-binding protein has translation MTALNESCRPILRVNNLSIQYDSITGPIKVIRDLSFSLNEKEVLGIVGESGSGKTTLVLSLLGMLPPGGKVIDGDINFKDKSIFSLSKTERRSYRGKSIAMIFQEPGSTLNPVRRIGTQFIETLCCHFPITKTQARERAIDMLSKMSLPNPDRVINYFPFQLSGGMKQRVTIAMAMALEPDILIADEPTSALDVTVQAQIIAEMQKLSDKFSTSIILITHNMGVVAHMADRIGVMYAGQMVELGAKHEIINQPRHPYTRALLSSVPVINPPRNKKLFSIKGQPPDFLDLPIGCTFAPRCSFADRTCNSKPPLPVEITPGQTVFCHKVETVSKEYREAAAI, from the coding sequence ATGACTGCCCTTAATGAAAGCTGCAGGCCTATATTAAGAGTTAATAATCTATCCATACAATACGATAGTATTACAGGCCCTATTAAGGTGATTAGAGACCTTAGCTTTTCTTTAAATGAAAAAGAGGTGTTGGGCATTGTTGGAGAGAGCGGTTCAGGCAAGACTACTTTAGTTTTATCTCTGTTGGGAATGCTGCCTCCAGGTGGTAAGGTAATTGACGGTGACATTAACTTTAAAGATAAAAGCATTTTTAGCCTATCCAAGACAGAAAGAAGAAGTTATAGAGGTAAAAGTATTGCCATGATTTTTCAAGAACCAGGATCTACATTAAACCCTGTTAGAAGAATAGGAACGCAGTTCATAGAGACTCTGTGCTGTCATTTTCCTATTACAAAAACTCAAGCCAGAGAGAGAGCTATAGATATGCTTTCAAAAATGAGCCTACCAAACCCCGACAGGGTTATTAATTATTTTCCCTTTCAATTAAGCGGAGGAATGAAGCAGAGGGTTACTATAGCAATGGCCATGGCCCTGGAACCAGATATTTTAATTGCTGATGAACCAACTAGTGCTTTGGATGTAACTGTACAGGCCCAAATTATTGCAGAAATGCAAAAGCTATCAGACAAATTTTCAACCAGCATAATTCTCATAACTCACAATATGGGAGTAGTTGCCCATATGGCTGATAGGATAGGTGTCATGTATGCGGGTCAAATGGTGGAGTTAGGAGCCAAGCATGAAATTATAAATCAGCCCAGGCATCCCTATACCAGAGCCCTATTATCTTCTGTTCCTGTAATAAACCCGCCTAGAAATAAAAAATTGTTTTCAATTAAAGGGCAGCCTCCTGATTTTCTAGATTTACCAATTGGGTGTACTTTTGCTCCACGATGCAGCTTTGCAGACAGGACCTGTAACTCCAAACCTCCTCTTCCCGTAGAAATAACTCCGGGTCAAACAGTGTTTTGTCATAAGGTTGAGACTGTAAGTAAAGAATACAGGGAGGCTGCTGCAATTTAA
- a CDS encoding ABC transporter ATP-binding protein → MIKKAPLLELENMAKHYYNSTSLFGKHKSLVRAVDGVNLCINHGETLGLVGESGCGKSTLARVLLHLEKPTSGRIFFKGEEITKLQGENLRRFRSSIQMVFQDAYSSLNPRMKIGAVVKEPLDNFKSAAKNRDERVIQLLELVGLDKSYMGRFPHELSGGQRQRIAIARALALNPSLVICDEATANLDVSIQSQIINLLLALRKTLGLSYLFISHDLALVQHVSHRIAVMYLGKVVEVIDSSTLNKDTLHPYTKSLITSVFSIKNIDSKKSLDLVEGEPPSPIDIPMGCRFHPRCPNAMEKCKEAEPQLVQISKGHICACHLITG, encoded by the coding sequence ATGATAAAAAAAGCCCCTCTATTAGAGCTGGAAAATATGGCAAAACACTATTATAATAGCACATCTTTATTTGGTAAACACAAAAGTCTGGTAAGGGCTGTAGATGGTGTAAATCTATGTATTAATCATGGTGAAACATTAGGGTTGGTAGGAGAAAGTGGGTGCGGCAAGAGCACCCTTGCTAGGGTACTTTTACATTTGGAAAAACCTACAAGTGGAAGGATATTCTTCAAAGGTGAGGAAATTACGAAATTGCAGGGTGAGAACCTTCGAAGATTTAGAAGCAGCATTCAAATGGTATTTCAAGACGCCTATTCATCATTGAATCCAAGGATGAAGATAGGTGCAGTAGTCAAGGAACCATTAGACAACTTTAAATCAGCAGCAAAAAATAGAGATGAGAGGGTAATTCAATTGCTGGAACTGGTAGGTTTGGATAAAAGCTATATGGGCAGATTTCCCCATGAGTTAAGTGGGGGGCAGCGCCAGAGAATTGCCATTGCTAGGGCTCTGGCTTTAAATCCGTCACTAGTTATCTGTGATGAGGCCACTGCCAATCTGGATGTGTCAATACAGTCTCAGATAATTAACCTGTTATTAGCTTTAAGAAAAACGCTGGGGTTATCTTACCTTTTTATATCCCATGATCTCGCGTTAGTTCAACATGTAAGCCATAGAATTGCAGTAATGTATCTAGGTAAAGTTGTTGAAGTTATTGACAGCAGCACGCTAAATAAAGATACACTGCATCCCTATACAAAATCCCTAATTACCTCAGTTTTTTCTATAAAAAACATAGATAGTAAAAAGTCCTTAGACCTCGTAGAAGGTGAACCACCTAGTCCTATTGACATACCCATGGGATGCAGATTTCATCCAAGGTGCCCTAATGCTATGGAAAAGTGTAAAGAGGCTGAACCTCAATTAGTCCAGATAAGTAAAGGACACATATGTGCATGTCATCTTATAACAGGATAG
- a CDS encoding class I SAM-dependent methyltransferase — translation MLEARIEKYWTGRANGYSEAIQEDMNSFKKNAWQTVIKDYVGTDGPIKALDVGTGPGFFAVIMAELGYEVTALDTSSEMLKEAKKNAQFAGFEITTIKGDAHRIELSDGSFDLIISRNLVWTLPNPMEAYAEWYRLLNPRGKVLVFDANWYLRLSVPQLQEKYEACRQEAVKKGYSDGVTSNQHKECEELARKLPLTYEKRPEWDKKALAQCGFNTIDIAENINDVVYDERQKTMYSEVPLFAVFARK, via the coding sequence ATGTTAGAAGCAAGGATTGAAAAGTACTGGACAGGCAGAGCTAATGGATATAGCGAAGCGATACAGGAAGACATGAACTCTTTTAAAAAAAATGCATGGCAGACAGTTATTAAGGATTATGTAGGAACTGATGGACCAATTAAAGCTTTAGATGTGGGAACGGGTCCTGGCTTTTTTGCAGTAATTATGGCTGAACTTGGTTATGAGGTCACAGCCTTAGATACCAGCAGTGAAATGCTTAAAGAGGCTAAAAAAAATGCTCAATTTGCCGGCTTTGAAATAACCACAATCAAGGGAGATGCACATAGAATTGAGCTTTCAGATGGCAGCTTTGATTTAATCATTTCTCGAAATCTAGTTTGGACTCTGCCAAACCCAATGGAAGCTTATGCTGAATGGTATAGACTTCTTAACCCAAGAGGAAAAGTTTTAGTTTTTGATGCTAACTGGTATTTACGTCTCTCGGTTCCACAGCTTCAGGAAAAGTATGAGGCCTGCAGACAAGAGGCAGTAAAAAAAGGCTATTCCGATGGTGTGACCTCAAATCAGCACAAAGAATGTGAGGAGTTGGCTAGAAAACTACCTTTGACCTATGAGAAAAGACCTGAGTGGGATAAAAAAGCCTTAGCCCAGTGTGGATTTAATACGATAGATATAGCTGAAAACATCAATGACGTTGTTTATGATGAAAGACAAAAAACCATGTATAGTGAAGTACCACTATTTGCAGTTTTCGCGAGAAAATAA